A section of the Pleuronectes platessa chromosome 7, fPlePla1.1, whole genome shotgun sequence genome encodes:
- the tshz3a gene encoding teashirt homolog 3 isoform X2, whose amino-acid sequence MKDEFVEQSVGPAKEQASDQQSVGVAELSGQDMDSESHVSETSDRLSDFESPSGKAEGALVTAPLNGGTKTPPIGIDTLEQMKAIYSSFLTSPLWSPLNLNSTQPQAQSTATTEKPTRSNSTSSSSSCSSGNYDWHQSAVAKTLQQHPPQSRHPAHSEPSLFSTVQLHRQNPKLFGSIFTGASKFRCKGCSAAYDTLVDLTVHMNDTGHYRDDNHDRAGSGAKRWSKPRKRSLLEMEGKEDAQKVLKCMYCGHSFESLQDLSVHMIKTKHYQKVPLKEPIAPVAAKMMSSKKRGHVGLDLTALPRSREGTPKAKHSQADSSDPSHKASSSPYTTPNNRYGHQNGASYAWQFESNKFQILKCMECGSSYNTLQELRTHMMVTGHFLRMTSSLGKRIKTLPEATSPNPRKVATPPTEQTVQSVPLAPSTFTPPPLQTTTPPATSPPLKEIKKEEVEEECTNEEAVGNEKLVPSSVGKEEDAEKEEKYDISKYNYLTEEDLKESPKGGFDILKSLENTVASAINKAQSGNSSWGGYPSIHAAYQFPSALKLHQGIMENNSPIRFLFNGGDGALSKNQPLISPPLSQSSPFPSNNFQAMEELVKKVTEKVAKVEQRVKQLSPKKENHLSPCSSDAGESHKGGEADSPREWRAVTPANSDRGSHSDRASPATEPKRETTVKSPLASTLRCSTAIITGHTPPEQPFVNPLSALQSVMNIHLGKAAKPSLPNQDPLSLLSRLSQSMAERAAVAAPPSQIKKLESVVDNSFCQPSDDQPMDLTKGSSERGGSVGAAPLTPSSTASSISPASFVSPAKLTVVSPYTSSSPLHENALSDISDMLRNLTQSHHVPKPPSRTRVTDKAEVVGSTHDDDEASQHGHKRKGRHSNWNPQHLLLLQAQFASCLRQTSEGKFIINDLSPQERMHVSRFTGLSMTTISHWLANVKYQLRRTGRTKFLKNLDSGQPIFFCSDCASQIRTPAAYVCHLEAHMGFRIKDLGKLSHKQTVRDSHCLTEKLVPLESFLSPQSQDDCGGNGSVFRCQLCVRKFATKHAIKLHLSKSHGKSPEDHMLYVCELEKH is encoded by the coding sequence ATGAAAGATGAGTTTGTGGAGCAAAGCGTGGGGCCTGCCAAGGAGCAGGCATCTGACCAGCAATCAGTAGGGGTTGCAGAGCTCTCGGGACAAGACATGGACAGTGAGTCACATGTCAGTGAGACCAGTGACCGGCTCTCAGACTTTGAGAGCCCCTCCGGAAAAGCTGAGGGAGCTTTGGTCACAGCACCTCTGAATGGTGGCACTAAGACACCTCCCATAGGCATCGACACCTTAGAACAAATGAAGGCTATTTACTCCAGCTTCCTGACCAGCCCCTTGTGGTCACCGCTGAACTTAAATTCCACACAGCCACAGGCGCAGTCAACGGCTACTACAGAGAAGCCAACTCGCAGCAATAGCACTAGTAGCAGCAGTAGCTGCAGTAGTGGTAACTATGACTGGCACCAGTCTGCAGTGGCAAAGACACTACAACAGCATCCTCCCCAGAGCCGGCACCCTGCTCATTCTGAGCCCAGCCTCTTTAGCACAGTCCAGCTCCACAGGCAAAACCCAAAGCTTTTTGGCTCAATCTTCACTGGGGCCAGTAAATTCCGCTGTAAGGGCTGTAGTGCTGCCTATGACACCCTGGTGGATCTGACAGTGCACATGAATGACACAGGACACTACCGCGACGACAACCACGACAGGGCAGGCAGCGGTGCAAAGCGCTGGTCCAAACCACGTAAGCGGTCCCTGTTGGAGATGGAGGGGAAGGAGGATGCCCAGAAGGTTTTGAAGTGCATGTACTGCGGCCACTCCTTTGAATCCCTCCAGGACCTCAGTGTCCACATGATCAAGACCAAACACTACCAGAAAGTGCCTCTGAAGGAGCCCATAGCCCCTGTGGCAGCCAAAATGATGTCTTCTAAGAAACGGGGACATGTGGGGTTGGACCTCACTGCCTTACCACGTTCTAGAGAAGGAACCCCCAAAGCTAAGCACTCACAGGCAGACTCGAGTGACCCCTCACATAAGGCCTCCTCCAGCCCCTACACCACCCCTAATAACCGCTACGGCCACCAGAATGGTGCTAGCTACGCTTGGCAGTTTGAATCTAACAAGTTCCAAATCCTTAAGTGTATGGAGTGTGGGAGTTCCTATAATACACTGCAAGAGCTGAGAACCCACATGATGGTGACAGGACACTTTCTGAGGATGACCAGCTCTTTGGGAAAGAGAATCAAAACACTTCCTGAGGCCACCTCCCCCAACCCTAGGAAGGTGGCCACACCTCCTACCGAGCAGACGGTCCAGTCTGTCCCACTGGCCCCCTCCACCTtcactccccctcctcttcaaaCTACAACTCCCCCTGCCACTTCCCCTCCCCTCAAAGAGATCAAGAAGGAGGAGGTCGAGGAGGAGTGCACTAACGAAGAGGCTGTTGGAAATGAAAAGCTAGTTCCTTCTTCTGTTGGGAAGGAGGAAGATGCTGAGAAGGAGGAAAAATACGACATCTCAAAGTATAACTATCTGACTGAAGAGGACCTGAAGGAGAGCCCCAAGGGGGGCTTCGATATTCTAAAATCACTGGAAAACACTGTGGCATCAGCCATCAACAAGGCCCAGAGTGGGAATTCAAGCTGGGGGGGCTACCCTAGCATCCATGCTGCCTACCAGTTCCCCAGTGCCCTCAAGCTCCATCAGGGCATCATGGAAAATAATTCCCCGATTCGATTCTTGTTCAACGGAGGGGATGGAGCCTTATCCAAGAACCAACCCCTCATTTCCCCACCACTTAGTCAGTCCTCCCCCTTCCCCAGCAACAACTTCCAAGCAATGGAGGAATTGGTCAAAAAAGTCACTGAGAAGGTTGCAAAGGTAGAGCAAAGGGTAAAGCAGTTGTCCCCAAAGAAGGAGAACCATCTCTCCCCTTGTAGTAGTGATGCTGGTGAATCACATAAGGGAGGAGAGGCCGACTCACCTCGGGAATGGAGGGCCGTCACCCCAGCCAACAGCGACAGGGGAAGCCATAGCGACAGAGCATCCCCGGCAACAGAACCCAAGCGGGAGACAACAGTCAAGTCCCCGCTCGCCTCcacactgagatgcagtacGGCCATTATTACTGGCCACACTCCTCCAGAGCAGCCCTTTGTCAACCCTCTAAGTGCTCTTCAGTCAGTAATGAACATTCATTTGGGGAAAGCAGCCAAGCCCTCCTTGCCAAACCAAGATCCCCTGAGTCTGCTCTCCAGGCTCAGCCAGAGCATGGCTGAGAGGGCCGCTGTGGCTGCTCCCCCATCACAGATCAAAAAGCTGGAAAGTGTAGTTGATAATAGTTTTTGCCAGCCCAGTGATGACCAGCCTATGGACCTCACGAAAGGGAGCAGTGAAAGAGGTGGCTCTGTAGGCGCAGCGCCCCTAACGCCCTCATCCAcagcctcctccatctctcctgccTCTTTTGTTTCTCCTGCAAAGCTCACAGTGGTCTCCCCCTACACCTCCAGCAGCCCACTTCATGAAAATGCATTGTCGGACATCTCAGACATGTTGAGGAACCTGACACAGTCCCACCACGTCCCAAAGCCTCCCTCACGGACCCGGGTCACAGATAAAGCTGAGGTTGTGGGATCTACTCATGACGACGATGAAGCATCCCAGCATGGGCACAAGCGTAAAGGCCGTCACTCCAACTGGAACCCCCAGCACCTCCTCCTACTGCAGGCCCAGTTTGCCTCCTGCCTGAGACAGACATCGGAGGGGAAGTTTATCATTAACGACCTCAGCCCACAGGAGCGAATGCACGTATCACGTTTCACAGGTCTCTCTATGACCACCATCAGCCACTGGCTGGCCAACGTCAAGTACCAGCTTAGGAGGACGGGCAGAACCAAGTTTCTGAAGAACCTGGACTCCGGTCAGCCCATATTCTTCTGTAGCGACTGTGCCTCACAGATCCGAACCCCAGCAGCTTACGTGTGTCACCTGGAGGCCCACATGGGCTTCAGAATCAAGGACCTGGGCAAGCTGTCCCACAAACAGACTGTCAGAGACTCCCACTGTCTCACTGAGAAACTAGTGCCCCTGGAGTCCTTCCTTTCCCCACAATCACAAGATGACTGCGGCGGTAATGGGTCAGTGTTCCGCTGCCAACTCTGTGTCCGTAAATTTGCCACTAAGCACGCCATCAAGCTTCACCTCAGCAAGAGCCATGGGAAGTCTCCAGAGGACCATATGCTGTATGTGTGCGAACTAGAGAAACACTAA
- the tshz3a gene encoding teashirt homolog 3 isoform X1 gives MLCSLLHEGVSLSFFLEVDLPGYSEEVLSKQKKKDTQQKKTTTTEEEEEEGEEEFHGNPVRSKMPRRKQEAPKRAAAYSPEELTEQTVEDEEAEADDLPSVPPDELPMKDEFVEQSVGPAKEQASDQQSVGVAELSGQDMDSESHVSETSDRLSDFESPSGKAEGALVTAPLNGGTKTPPIGIDTLEQMKAIYSSFLTSPLWSPLNLNSTQPQAQSTATTEKPTRSNSTSSSSSCSSGNYDWHQSAVAKTLQQHPPQSRHPAHSEPSLFSTVQLHRQNPKLFGSIFTGASKFRCKGCSAAYDTLVDLTVHMNDTGHYRDDNHDRAGSGAKRWSKPRKRSLLEMEGKEDAQKVLKCMYCGHSFESLQDLSVHMIKTKHYQKVPLKEPIAPVAAKMMSSKKRGHVGLDLTALPRSREGTPKAKHSQADSSDPSHKASSSPYTTPNNRYGHQNGASYAWQFESNKFQILKCMECGSSYNTLQELRTHMMVTGHFLRMTSSLGKRIKTLPEATSPNPRKVATPPTEQTVQSVPLAPSTFTPPPLQTTTPPATSPPLKEIKKEEVEEECTNEEAVGNEKLVPSSVGKEEDAEKEEKYDISKYNYLTEEDLKESPKGGFDILKSLENTVASAINKAQSGNSSWGGYPSIHAAYQFPSALKLHQGIMENNSPIRFLFNGGDGALSKNQPLISPPLSQSSPFPSNNFQAMEELVKKVTEKVAKVEQRVKQLSPKKENHLSPCSSDAGESHKGGEADSPREWRAVTPANSDRGSHSDRASPATEPKRETTVKSPLASTLRCSTAIITGHTPPEQPFVNPLSALQSVMNIHLGKAAKPSLPNQDPLSLLSRLSQSMAERAAVAAPPSQIKKLESVVDNSFCQPSDDQPMDLTKGSSERGGSVGAAPLTPSSTASSISPASFVSPAKLTVVSPYTSSSPLHENALSDISDMLRNLTQSHHVPKPPSRTRVTDKAEVVGSTHDDDEASQHGHKRKGRHSNWNPQHLLLLQAQFASCLRQTSEGKFIINDLSPQERMHVSRFTGLSMTTISHWLANVKYQLRRTGRTKFLKNLDSGQPIFFCSDCASQIRTPAAYVCHLEAHMGFRIKDLGKLSHKQTVRDSHCLTEKLVPLESFLSPQSQDDCGGNGSVFRCQLCVRKFATKHAIKLHLSKSHGKSPEDHMLYVCELEKH, from the exons ATGTTGTGCAGTCTACTACACGAAGGCGtgagtctctctttttttttagaggTGGATCTTCCCGGATACAGTGAGGAGGTTTTAtcaaagcagaagaagaaagacacacaacaaaaaaaaacaacaacaacagaagaagaagaagaagaaggagaagaagagtttCACGGAAATCCTGTCAGATCCAAAATGCCACGGAGGAAACAAGAGGCGCCCAAGCGCGCAGCAG CCTATTCTCCCGAGGAGCTGACAGAGCAGACTGtagaggatgaggaggcagaAGCGGATGACCTGCCCTCTGTCCCTCCGGATGAACTTCCCATGAAAGATGAGTTTGTGGAGCAAAGCGTGGGGCCTGCCAAGGAGCAGGCATCTGACCAGCAATCAGTAGGGGTTGCAGAGCTCTCGGGACAAGACATGGACAGTGAGTCACATGTCAGTGAGACCAGTGACCGGCTCTCAGACTTTGAGAGCCCCTCCGGAAAAGCTGAGGGAGCTTTGGTCACAGCACCTCTGAATGGTGGCACTAAGACACCTCCCATAGGCATCGACACCTTAGAACAAATGAAGGCTATTTACTCCAGCTTCCTGACCAGCCCCTTGTGGTCACCGCTGAACTTAAATTCCACACAGCCACAGGCGCAGTCAACGGCTACTACAGAGAAGCCAACTCGCAGCAATAGCACTAGTAGCAGCAGTAGCTGCAGTAGTGGTAACTATGACTGGCACCAGTCTGCAGTGGCAAAGACACTACAACAGCATCCTCCCCAGAGCCGGCACCCTGCTCATTCTGAGCCCAGCCTCTTTAGCACAGTCCAGCTCCACAGGCAAAACCCAAAGCTTTTTGGCTCAATCTTCACTGGGGCCAGTAAATTCCGCTGTAAGGGCTGTAGTGCTGCCTATGACACCCTGGTGGATCTGACAGTGCACATGAATGACACAGGACACTACCGCGACGACAACCACGACAGGGCAGGCAGCGGTGCAAAGCGCTGGTCCAAACCACGTAAGCGGTCCCTGTTGGAGATGGAGGGGAAGGAGGATGCCCAGAAGGTTTTGAAGTGCATGTACTGCGGCCACTCCTTTGAATCCCTCCAGGACCTCAGTGTCCACATGATCAAGACCAAACACTACCAGAAAGTGCCTCTGAAGGAGCCCATAGCCCCTGTGGCAGCCAAAATGATGTCTTCTAAGAAACGGGGACATGTGGGGTTGGACCTCACTGCCTTACCACGTTCTAGAGAAGGAACCCCCAAAGCTAAGCACTCACAGGCAGACTCGAGTGACCCCTCACATAAGGCCTCCTCCAGCCCCTACACCACCCCTAATAACCGCTACGGCCACCAGAATGGTGCTAGCTACGCTTGGCAGTTTGAATCTAACAAGTTCCAAATCCTTAAGTGTATGGAGTGTGGGAGTTCCTATAATACACTGCAAGAGCTGAGAACCCACATGATGGTGACAGGACACTTTCTGAGGATGACCAGCTCTTTGGGAAAGAGAATCAAAACACTTCCTGAGGCCACCTCCCCCAACCCTAGGAAGGTGGCCACACCTCCTACCGAGCAGACGGTCCAGTCTGTCCCACTGGCCCCCTCCACCTtcactccccctcctcttcaaaCTACAACTCCCCCTGCCACTTCCCCTCCCCTCAAAGAGATCAAGAAGGAGGAGGTCGAGGAGGAGTGCACTAACGAAGAGGCTGTTGGAAATGAAAAGCTAGTTCCTTCTTCTGTTGGGAAGGAGGAAGATGCTGAGAAGGAGGAAAAATACGACATCTCAAAGTATAACTATCTGACTGAAGAGGACCTGAAGGAGAGCCCCAAGGGGGGCTTCGATATTCTAAAATCACTGGAAAACACTGTGGCATCAGCCATCAACAAGGCCCAGAGTGGGAATTCAAGCTGGGGGGGCTACCCTAGCATCCATGCTGCCTACCAGTTCCCCAGTGCCCTCAAGCTCCATCAGGGCATCATGGAAAATAATTCCCCGATTCGATTCTTGTTCAACGGAGGGGATGGAGCCTTATCCAAGAACCAACCCCTCATTTCCCCACCACTTAGTCAGTCCTCCCCCTTCCCCAGCAACAACTTCCAAGCAATGGAGGAATTGGTCAAAAAAGTCACTGAGAAGGTTGCAAAGGTAGAGCAAAGGGTAAAGCAGTTGTCCCCAAAGAAGGAGAACCATCTCTCCCCTTGTAGTAGTGATGCTGGTGAATCACATAAGGGAGGAGAGGCCGACTCACCTCGGGAATGGAGGGCCGTCACCCCAGCCAACAGCGACAGGGGAAGCCATAGCGACAGAGCATCCCCGGCAACAGAACCCAAGCGGGAGACAACAGTCAAGTCCCCGCTCGCCTCcacactgagatgcagtacGGCCATTATTACTGGCCACACTCCTCCAGAGCAGCCCTTTGTCAACCCTCTAAGTGCTCTTCAGTCAGTAATGAACATTCATTTGGGGAAAGCAGCCAAGCCCTCCTTGCCAAACCAAGATCCCCTGAGTCTGCTCTCCAGGCTCAGCCAGAGCATGGCTGAGAGGGCCGCTGTGGCTGCTCCCCCATCACAGATCAAAAAGCTGGAAAGTGTAGTTGATAATAGTTTTTGCCAGCCCAGTGATGACCAGCCTATGGACCTCACGAAAGGGAGCAGTGAAAGAGGTGGCTCTGTAGGCGCAGCGCCCCTAACGCCCTCATCCAcagcctcctccatctctcctgccTCTTTTGTTTCTCCTGCAAAGCTCACAGTGGTCTCCCCCTACACCTCCAGCAGCCCACTTCATGAAAATGCATTGTCGGACATCTCAGACATGTTGAGGAACCTGACACAGTCCCACCACGTCCCAAAGCCTCCCTCACGGACCCGGGTCACAGATAAAGCTGAGGTTGTGGGATCTACTCATGACGACGATGAAGCATCCCAGCATGGGCACAAGCGTAAAGGCCGTCACTCCAACTGGAACCCCCAGCACCTCCTCCTACTGCAGGCCCAGTTTGCCTCCTGCCTGAGACAGACATCGGAGGGGAAGTTTATCATTAACGACCTCAGCCCACAGGAGCGAATGCACGTATCACGTTTCACAGGTCTCTCTATGACCACCATCAGCCACTGGCTGGCCAACGTCAAGTACCAGCTTAGGAGGACGGGCAGAACCAAGTTTCTGAAGAACCTGGACTCCGGTCAGCCCATATTCTTCTGTAGCGACTGTGCCTCACAGATCCGAACCCCAGCAGCTTACGTGTGTCACCTGGAGGCCCACATGGGCTTCAGAATCAAGGACCTGGGCAAGCTGTCCCACAAACAGACTGTCAGAGACTCCCACTGTCTCACTGAGAAACTAGTGCCCCTGGAGTCCTTCCTTTCCCCACAATCACAAGATGACTGCGGCGGTAATGGGTCAGTGTTCCGCTGCCAACTCTGTGTCCGTAAATTTGCCACTAAGCACGCCATCAAGCTTCACCTCAGCAAGAGCCATGGGAAGTCTCCAGAGGACCATATGCTGTATGTGTGCGAACTAGAGAAACACTAA